DNA sequence from the Pseudoduganella plicata genome:
ACGCTGGCTCAGGTCCGTGTACGAGCTCAGTGTGGGCGCCTTGGCCGCGAAGTCGCGCACTTCCGACAGCCGCTGCTGGCTGGCGCAGCCGGCCAGGAGGGCCATGATCCACAACAGCAGCAGCCGCTGCAGCAGTCTGCCGGGTGCGGCAGGGGCAGGAACAGACGCGTGCATGATGAACCTTTCTCGTGACCGATATCAGTATCTTGCTGGATGCGAAACGACTGCCGTTTGCGGCAACGCAAGGACATGCGCTGCCGTCCCGGATGCCATGGCTGACGCGTCGCCAGGTTGTCGGCGTCAGCGCATTGTCAGATTATCGTATTTGTATGACCCTGCGCCAGTCCAACCCGGCAAGCGTATCGCCATGGGGACGGTATTCGCAGCCGACCCAGCCGTCGTAGCCCAGCTCATCGAGCAGTGCCAACAGGCCGGGATAGTCGATCTCGCCCGTGCCTGGCTCGTGCCGGCCCGGGGCGTCGGCGATCTGGATGTGGCGGATCGACGGCAGGCTGTCGCGCAACCTCTGCGCCACCGGCTCGCCCATCCGGTGCATGTGATAGATGTCGTATTGCAGATACAGGTTGGGCCGGTCGGCGGCGGCGATGATGTCGAGTGCCTGGGTGCTGTCCTGCAGGAAGTAGTCCGGCGTGTCGTGCCCGTTGATGGGTTCGATCGTCACGCCGATGCCGTGGGGTGCCAACAGGTCGGCCGCATACTGCAGGTTGACGATGTAGGCTTCGCGCGCCCGGCGCAGATCGAGGCCGCGCGGCACGATGCCCGCCATGCAGTGGACATACGGCACGTGCAGCCGCGTGGCATACCGCACCGCAGTCTGCGCGGCCGCGCGGAATTCGCCCATCCGGCGCGGATCGCAGGCGTTGCCGCGGTCGCCCCGGTCCCAGTCACCCGGCGGCAGGTTGTGCAGCACGAGCCGCAGGCCGTTGTCGTCCAGCCGGCGCGCGATCTCGTCCGGCTCGTAGGCATAAGGAAACAGGAACTCGACGGCGTCGAACCCCGCGGCGCGCGCGGCGGCAAAACGGTCGAGGAAGCTGTGCTCCGTAAAGAGCATGGACAGGTTGGCGGCAAAGCGGGGCATGAGGGATCTAGGGGCGGAAAGTTGCAATATTAGCAGCATTGTCCCTTGTGGTCAGGTCCGGCGTTCGGACAAACCGTGGCGGGGTCAGGTCCGGCATTCGGACAAATGCGACTTCCACGGCCCGGGCTGTATTCGAATGTCGGGCCTGAGCCAGGGCATGGGGCTGTGCCCGTGTCCGAATGTCGGACCTGTTCCGGCAAAAAAAAGCCACCGCAAGCGGTGGCTAAACTCGATCGCCCAACCAGGCACGAATCAAGAAGGTAATCGGTGTGTTCGTGGATCAGCGGCCGCGGCCGCCGCCGCCCGTACGGGCCTGGGCCGGTGCGCCGGAGCGCTGGCCGCCGCCGCTGCGGGCGACGTTGCCGTTGGCGCTGCGGCCGCCATTGCCGGCACCGCCGCGGCTGCCGCCGTTGCCGTTGGCTGCGGCGCGGGGCTGGCTGCCGCCGGCCGGCTTGCCACGGCCGCCGCCGCCATTGCCGCCGCCCGGACGGGAATTGCGGTGATGGCCGGTACCGCTGCGCAGCTGGATCGGCTGGGCGCGTGCCGTCGGGTCCGGCTCGAAGCCAGGGATGACTTCACGCGGCAGCGTCTGCTTGATGAGCTTTTCGATGTCTTTCAGCATGTCGTGCTCGTCCACGCAGACCAGCGACACCGCCTCGCCCGTCGCGCCGGCGCGGCCCGTGCGGCCGATGCGGTGCACGTAGTCTTCCGGCACGTTCGGCAGGTCGTAGTTGACGACGTGCGGCAGCTGGTCGATGTCGATGCCGCGCGCGGCGATGTCGGTGGCGACCAGCACCTGCAGCGTGCCGTCCTTGAACTCGGCCAGCGCGCGGGTACGCGCCGACTGGCTCTTGTTGCCGTGGATCGCCATCGCGCCAATGCCGTCCGCGCCCAGCTGTTCGACCAGCTTGTTGGCGCCATGCTTGGTGCGGGTGAACACGAGAACCTGCGTCCATTTGTGCGTGCGGATCAGGTGCGACAGCATCGGATGCTTCTTGTCGCGGTCGACCGGGTGGATCTTCTGCGCGATGATCTCGACGGTCGAATTGCGCCGTGCCACTTCGATCGTGGCCGGGTTGTTCAGCAGGCCGTCGGCCAGCGCCTTGATCTCGTCCGAGAACGTGGCCGAGAACAGCAGATTCTGGCGCTTCGGCGGCAGGGCGGCCAGCACCTTGCGGATGTCGCGGATAAAGCCCATGTCGAGCATGCGGTCCGCTTCGTCCAGGATCAGGATTTCCACCTTGTCCAGGTTGACGGTGCCTTGCTGCATGTGGTCCAGCAGACGGCCCGGCGTGGCGACGAGGATGTCGACGCCATGCTTGAGCAGCTTGATCTGCGGGTTGATGCTGACGCCGCCAAAGATCACGGCGGAGTTCAGTTTGGTGTATTTGCCATAGACCTTGACGCTTTCCTCGACCTGCGCGGCAAGCTCGCGCGTCGGCGTCAGGATCAGGGCGCGAATGGCGCGCGGCGACGTGTTGTTCGCCAGCTTTGCGCCCACGGCGTCGGTGGACAGGCGGTGCAGCACCGGCAGCGTGAAGCCGGCGGTCTTGCCGGTGCCGGTCTGGGCGCCGGCAAGCAGGTCGCCGCCGTTCAGCACAGCCGGGACAGCCTGGCTCTGAATGGGCGTCGGCGTCGTGTAACCCGTTTCGGTAACGGCGCGCAGGATCGCGTCGGACAGGCCAAGTTGAGAGAAGGACATAGGTACTCGATCGTTAATCTACCCCGCCACAGTTGGCAGGTGGAAAAGAATGCATCCGGGCGGAATTTCCGCACAGATAGTATAGCAGTGATTATCCGCGCTAATTTCGCTCTGGAAATAAAAAAGGGAGCTTTCGCTCCCTTTTTTGTAACAATGTCACACTGCATTGTGCTTTTGTTATGCAAACTCCGCCAGCAGGCCGACCAGCTGGCCGAACACGCGCGGACCGGCCGCGATGATGTTGCCGCTCTCCATATACTTCGCTTCGCCGTTGAATTCGCCCGCGATACCGCCCGCTTCCGTTACCAGCAGCGAACCGGCCGCGATGTCCCATGGCTGCAGGCCTTTTTCATAGTAGCCGTCCAGGCGGCCACAGGCGACATACGCCAGGTCCAGCGCGGCGGAACCGGCACGACGCACGCCGTGCGAACGCTCGGCCGTGATGGCGTACATCTTGAGATATTCGTCCAGGGCCTTCGGGCTGCCGTTCTTGTAGCCCGTGCCCAGCAGGGCGCCGCTGATACGGTCCAGTTTATTGACGCGGATACGCTTCTCGTTCAGATACGCGCCGGCGCCTTTTTCAGCGGTAAACAGGTCATTGGCGACGGGGTCGTAGACGAGGCCCAGCGTGATCACGCCGCGCTGCTGCAGCGCGATGGACACGGCGTACTGGGGGAAGCCGTGCATGAAGTTGGTGGTGCCGTCCAGCGGATCGATGATCCACACGAATTCACTCTCGTCGTTCACATTGCCCGTGGTGCCCGATTCCTCGCAGACGAACGCGTGGCTGGGGTAGGCTTTTTGCAATACTTCGATGATGGCCTGCTCGGCGGCCTGGTCGACATCGGTCACGAAATCGTTGTGTTGTTTTTCGGTAACAGTGACCCGGTCCAGGTCGAACGATGCGCGGTTGATGACGGCGGCGCCGCGGCGGGCGGCTTTCACGGCCGTGTTGAGCATTGGATGCATGTGCAATTCCCCAAATGGAAGCGCGACCCCGCGCACGCACCAAGGGCACGTTCGCCGGGATCGAAAATGTGAACAAGAATGAATTAAAGAGCGGTGCGCCGCGACGGGGTAAAATCGCTCCCCATCGTCACGCCAAACCGCTATTTTAAATGAAGCCGCCCGAAATCACATCGTCTCTTTTCAGCCGCCTGCGCGTGGTGCTGGTGGAAACCAGCCGCGCCGGTAATATCGGCGCCGTCGCCCGTGCCATGAAAACGATGGGATTTTCCGACCTCGTGCTGGTCAGCCCGCGCTACGAAGGCATGCCGCAGCACGAAGAGGCGGTGGCCTTCGCCAGCGGTGCGCAGGACTTGCTGCAAAGCGCCCGCATCGTGCCGACGATCGCCGAGGCGCTGGAGGGCATCAACTACGCCGCTGCCGTCTCGGCCCGGCTGCGCGAATTCTCGCCGCCGGTGCAGGCGCCGCGCGAGCTGGCCGAACACGTGGCCGCCACGCCCGACCTGCATGCCGCGCTGATCCTCGGCAACGAGCGCTTCGGCCTGCCGAACGAGATCGTCGAACGCTGTAATGTGCTGATCAATATTCCCGCCAATCCCGACTATTCGTCGCTGAACCTGGCCCAGGCCGCACAGGTGCTCGTCTACGAATGCCGCATGGCGGCCCTGGCCAGCACGCCGGCGCCGCAGACCGACATCGGCTTCCACGGCGAGGCCGCCAGCCTGGCGCAGATCGACGGCATGTACGAGCACCTCGAACAGGCGCTTGTCGCGGTCGGTTTTCTCGACGCGGACAACCCGAAGAAGCTGATGCCGCGCCTGAAGCGCCTGTTTGCCCGCACGCAGCTGGAGACGGAAGAGGTCAATATCCTGCGCGGCATCGCCCGGCAGATCATGGCCCGCTGCAAGTAGGCGCCGAGGTTCAGAGGCTATCCTCTAATCTGAAGCAGGCGCATCCCGTACACTCGGCGGATAAAAAGCCGACAGCGCCAACAGCAGGAGACACATGACGACACGCAGAGCGTTCCTCAGGTTCGGGATGGGCGGCGCCATTGCGCTGGCGGCGGGCGGTGCCTTCTACCGGGGCCTGCAGCAAGGCGCGCCGCGACGCTTCAACCTCGACGCGGCCGGGCACGAGTTCCTCACCGCTATCGTGCCCGTGCTGCTGGGCCCGGCGCTGCCGGCTTCCGCGGACGTGGCCCCCGTGGTCGGCCGCGTCCGGGCGGCCATTGCCGGCCTGCCGCTGGCCGCCCAGGCCGAGCTGCAGGACCTGTTCGGCCTGCTGGCGCTGGCCCCGGCCCGGCGCCTGCTGACGGGATTGCCTGCCTGGCGCGACGCAAGTCCCGCCCGATTGCACGCCTTCCTGCAAGACTGGCGCCTGCACCGTTTCCTGCAACTGCGCGCCGCGTACCAGGCACTGCATGACCTCGTCATCGGCAGCTGGTATGCCGATCCTGCCAGCTGGGCCGCCATCGGGTATCCCGGTCCGACGAAAGCGCTGGCATGACGGCGATTTCCGATCCCATCGCGGCCGGCCTGGCTTCGGGCTGGCAGGTGATCGACTGCGCCACGCTGACGGCCGACCGCGTCATCGAAGCGGACGTCGCCATCGTCGGCAGTGGCGCCGGTGGCGGCGTCACTGCCGAGATCCTGGCGAACGCCGGCCTGAAGGTCGTCATCGTGGAAGAGGGGGCGCTGAAGTCGTCGCGCGACTTCCGCATGCGCGAAGCGGACGCCTATCCGGCGCTGTACCAGGAATCGGCGGCGCGCAAGACGAAGGACAAGGCCATCAACATCCTGCAAGGCCGCACAGTGGGCGGCTCGACGACCGTTAACTGGACTTCGAGCTTTCGCACGCCGCCCGCCACGCTGGCGCACTGGCAGCGGCACTACGGGCTGGCGACGTACACGGTCGAGGCGCTGGCGCCATGGTTCGAGCAGATGGAAGCGCGGCTGCACATCGCAGGATGGCCCACGCCGCCCAACGCCAACAACGCGCTGCTGCGCCAGGGCGCAAGCCGGCTGGGCATTGCGACGGGCGAGATCCGGCGCAACGTCAACGGCTGCTGGAACCTGGGCTACTGCGGCATGGGCTGCCCGACCAACGCCAAGCAGTCGATGCTGGTGACGACGATTCCGGCCGCGCTGGCAAAGGGCGCGACGCTGCTGACCCGCGCTCGCGCCGAACGGCTGGTGCTGCGGGGCGGCCGGGCCGATCACGTGCTGATCGCGGCCCTCGGGCCGGACGGCATCGCGTCGGCGGGGCACTCGGTGACGGTGCGCGCGCGGCACTACGTCGTGGCCGGCGGCGCCATCAACTCGCCCGGCCTGCTGCTGCGCTCGGGCGCGCCCGACCCGCACGGCCTGCTGGGCGCGCGCACGTTCCTGCACCCCACGCTGGTGTCCGCCGCCCGCTTCGCGCAGCCGGTGGAAGGCTACGCGGGCGCGCCGCAGACGATCTATTCCGACCATTTCCTCGATACGCTGCCGCCCGACGGCCCGGCCGGGTACAAGCTCGAAGTGCCGCCGCTGCATCCGCTGCTGCTGTCGACGACCCTGGCCGGCTTCGGCGCCGCCCATGCCGAAGCGATGCGCCATTTCGCCCATACGCAGGGTATGCTGGCGCTGCTGCGGGACGGCTTCCATGACGCTTCGACGGGCGGGCGCGTCGCGTTGCGCGCCGACGGC
Encoded proteins:
- a CDS encoding DEAD/DEAH box helicase — protein: MSFSQLGLSDAILRAVTETGYTTPTPIQSQAVPAVLNGGDLLAGAQTGTGKTAGFTLPVLHRLSTDAVGAKLANNTSPRAIRALILTPTRELAAQVEESVKVYGKYTKLNSAVIFGGVSINPQIKLLKHGVDILVATPGRLLDHMQQGTVNLDKVEILILDEADRMLDMGFIRDIRKVLAALPPKRQNLLFSATFSDEIKALADGLLNNPATIEVARRNSTVEIIAQKIHPVDRDKKHPMLSHLIRTHKWTQVLVFTRTKHGANKLVEQLGADGIGAMAIHGNKSQSARTRALAEFKDGTLQVLVATDIAARGIDIDQLPHVVNYDLPNVPEDYVHRIGRTGRAGATGEAVSLVCVDEHDMLKDIEKLIKQTLPREVIPGFEPDPTARAQPIQLRSGTGHHRNSRPGGGNGGGGRGKPAGGSQPRAAANGNGGSRGGAGNGGRSANGNVARSGGGQRSGAPAQARTGGGGRGR
- a CDS encoding GMC family oxidoreductase, which translates into the protein MTAISDPIAAGLASGWQVIDCATLTADRVIEADVAIVGSGAGGGVTAEILANAGLKVVIVEEGALKSSRDFRMREADAYPALYQESAARKTKDKAINILQGRTVGGSTTVNWTSSFRTPPATLAHWQRHYGLATYTVEALAPWFEQMEARLHIAGWPTPPNANNALLRQGASRLGIATGEIRRNVNGCWNLGYCGMGCPTNAKQSMLVTTIPAALAKGATLLTRARAERLVLRGGRADHVLIAALGPDGIASAGHSVTVRARHYVVAGGAINSPGLLLRSGAPDPHGLLGARTFLHPTLVSAARFAQPVEGYAGAPQTIYSDHFLDTLPPDGPAGYKLEVPPLHPLLLSTTLAGFGAAHAEAMRHFAHTQGMLALLRDGFHDASTGGRVALRADGTPELDYAMTDYLWDGARRALLTMAEIQFAAGAEAVLPLHETGRHYASWNEAKAAIAALPMAPLLTRVASAHVMGGCAMAANERAGVVAPDGRYRHLANVSVHDGSLFPTSIGANPQLSIYGITARLASALADQLTGGRTHG
- a CDS encoding RNA methyltransferase; amino-acid sequence: MKPPEITSSLFSRLRVVLVETSRAGNIGAVARAMKTMGFSDLVLVSPRYEGMPQHEEAVAFASGAQDLLQSARIVPTIAEALEGINYAAAVSARLREFSPPVQAPRELAEHVAATPDLHAALILGNERFGLPNEIVERCNVLINIPANPDYSSLNLAQAAQVLVYECRMAALASTPAPQTDIGFHGEAASLAQIDGMYEHLEQALVAVGFLDADNPKKLMPRLKRLFARTQLETEEVNILRGIARQIMARCK
- a CDS encoding inositol monophosphatase family protein, producing MLNTAVKAARRGAAVINRASFDLDRVTVTEKQHNDFVTDVDQAAEQAIIEVLQKAYPSHAFVCEESGTTGNVNDESEFVWIIDPLDGTTNFMHGFPQYAVSIALQQRGVITLGLVYDPVANDLFTAEKGAGAYLNEKRIRVNKLDRISGALLGTGYKNGSPKALDEYLKMYAITAERSHGVRRAGSAALDLAYVACGRLDGYYEKGLQPWDIAAGSLLVTEAGGIAGEFNGEAKYMESGNIIAAGPRVFGQLVGLLAEFA
- the otnI gene encoding 2-oxo-tetronate isomerase, with translation MPRFAANLSMLFTEHSFLDRFAAARAAGFDAVEFLFPYAYEPDEIARRLDDNGLRLVLHNLPPGDWDRGDRGNACDPRRMGEFRAAAQTAVRYATRLHVPYVHCMAGIVPRGLDLRRAREAYIVNLQYAADLLAPHGIGVTIEPINGHDTPDYFLQDSTQALDIIAAADRPNLYLQYDIYHMHRMGEPVAQRLRDSLPSIRHIQIADAPGRHEPGTGEIDYPGLLALLDELGYDGWVGCEYRPHGDTLAGLDWRRVIQIR